The nucleotide sequence atgcacacactgaaTTCTGCAACTTGTACTGGACAAAGGccataactataaagataactacATAGTTCTTAGCAGAATATAGTTGTCTACCAGAGTTTACGCcacaactataacgataacgtCACCAAAAAATATCATTGGAATCACATTCAGAACGatttttttccagctgatgaGCAATAAAAACACAGCCAATCAAAACTTCCAACTTTTAAAGTGGCAGATGACAAAACTGCAGCATGCACTTAGAATAAACAGAACGATAACGCCTTTATAGTTATCATTCTTAGTGTGAATGGGCCTTAAGACCTCAGTTGCTGAGTATGAGTGTGATTAAAGTCTCAATATGAATTTAACCTGACTGACTGTAATAGCAGTATGGAAATACATTTCTGTTCTATTTTTCTAGCATCCTCCTAGATGAAGAGGGCCATATCAAACTTACAGGTACAATAAAAGCACTGTGATTTACCAAATGATAGagattatatgttttgtttaattGCTGTAATTGGTCTTTTTATTTCTCTCAGATTTTGGACTGTGTAAGGAAGCTATCGACCATGAGAAGAAGGCTTACTCCTTCTGCGGGACGGTGGAGTACATGGCTCCTGAGGTGGTTAACCGACAGGGACACACCCACAGCGCTGACTGGTGGTCATTTGGGGTACTGATGGTACGTCCAGATTCACGTAGAAATAgagttttgagttttttttaattttgtctgATTATTTGGCTTTAATGGTTGCTTTCTGCTTCTCTTTCGTACAGTTTGAAATGCTTACCGGGTCACTGCCATTCCAGGGAAAAGACAGAAAAGAAACAATGAATCTCATCCTGAAGTGAGAATCCATGAGTTTTGAACTTTTTACAGAGATAGTCTagtcttaaaataaataatactgtgaaattgttattttaaatgaattatttaggataaatgtgttttatatttatgatTGGGCTTACTATTTCTGGGAAATAGTCTTCAGTTAATCAGACCCTTTTCATTTTACTAGTTTGCTACTAGTAAGTGGTAAGAAAATCAATTTAAGCTGTTATACAACAGTTGCTCTGTATTATGTATTACTActctaaattaacttttattcagcaaggttGCATTACATTGACTtggcagtaaagacatttacaatgttacaaaaaagtatattttaaaggtgccctagaatgatttgaaacaatatgttaaattgttctctgatatctacaaagaggttatgtggcttatttaaggggaaaaaaattgtccagatacagttttacaggtccatttacaaccctataaattgtccctaggatgtaatgctctgtttttgccttatttggaagagtcatgaatattaatgttgagctctgctctgattggcttatttcagcagctcacagcagttcagtgaagcggcttgtgagtcctgactGTCCTGACAGACCGACTAAATTAaactaagcaaaacatctcaaatggagattgataaaatgcagcttacttgtttatttggtgttttcagatcattcaCGCACGAGAGAGCTCGCGTTCGTGCGgttcccccaaacagagcttttctgtgaaaagaaacccgtATACATGCCGGTTTTTACCTAAAcgtgtccaatctggcaaccatatgcacgcgagcgCTCTCTCGTGCACGGACGATCTGGAAACACCAATAAagaagtaagctgcattttatcaatctccattgactatcgttttaacttatatggtggaaaacgtgacgtttgctagaaggatcgcgtGAACaatctgtaagcaaagtatctacggttgtattttgtaatacaaaataatattaacctttgtcattagacactatttagttttgtatggtacttggagtatcctattgttactgtactagcatcttgcgttatctagacaatgctgtctctctaagaaactttcagttcaatcagaaattgtttaaacagtcaataagtggataaattacttactgcttgcaggaatatagttgcccctttcttcagtttaagacgctgagtgaagcttgcttgaaatgggccgaacaaacgaacgatttgttgtggtatccgattataataaacctcaaccaaccatgtgtcatgagagccgtttttTCTATCTGCGAGTGTCTTGTTCACCATCAGTAGATTCGGCttgttggacagatgcaaatgttgggggcgtgcatttaaatgatccccaacgcttacgtcatggttgggtttatgttgagaagcactttttttctgtttttgttttatgagATTTACATAAAGGTGGTGTACACTGTGATTATTACACgcacagcacacaaacatttttaaatattaaaaataaaataattgctcTCTGGAATAacgttcagtctttccgcttgCAAATTCCACCATGCAAATAGcaaatccgccatggtgcaagtgcacctggcttttaaagggaatgggagagaAGACTcggattggtttattgcacgttgtGTCCAAAACACACCGGGCGCGCCAACCATTTTTCCCGTCATTAAACTAgtaaaagtggattcagacactCCCTAATTGTTCTTGTgccatgcgcttcagaccatgtgctcagaccgttaaaatagggccctaagtCTTATccaccccaaacttttgaatggtagtgtacctGTATATGTTGTGGGTTATTCAGTGTCTGAGTCGTGATCGTTGTTTGTTTGGTTTTCTCTTTAGAGCAAGGCTGGGGATGCCTCAGTTCCTGAGCGCTGAAGCTCAGAGTTTACTGAGAGCTCTCTTCAAGAGGAACCCCACTAACAGATTGGGTAACGTATATACATTCATACGTTTCATATATTTGTGATTTCTTCTAACCTCTCAAacagcattaaagggttagttcacccaaaaatgaaaattatgtcattaatgactcaccctaatgttgttccacaccgtaagacctctgttcatcttcagaacacagtttaagatattttatatttaatctaTTTAGTCCGagttcaagagattctaactaacccacagatgttacatatggactactctgataatgtttttattacctttctggtacttctggaaagggacagtatactgtgCTTACGTTTTCAATGGAGTGACAGAATCTCtctaaatatgaaatatcttaaactgtgttctgatgatgaacggaggtcttcagggtgtggaacaacattagggagagtcattaatgacataaatttaatttttggatgaactaattTTTGGccaccaccaaccagagcaacaaaggtgaagcagagctagttgatagattaaactttcgccgtatccggtcggcaaaaccccgaacacatcttccctttttaagaatgacttcagtgccgttctttgttcttttctcagagaaaagcttaactccaagtcttccagagtcgcggtcaaagctgattcgaaagaccgccgttcgccagtttctgtgtttactagaaacacgcaaacgcaactcggccgtcgtcataatggccccgcccaccgactctatacacgatgtgattggcccggcaagagttaggcgaatacagctcagaagggtattgagagttgctagacgacacacGCGGCAGactagatttgctgccgctagggtgcttctagatttctaggctaattaaaaggaacatttcatttaaatgtgctatatttTCATAGTAAGGAGTgttttatttatactttatcTGTAACCAGGATCTGGACCAGATGGAGCAGAGGAAATCAAACGGCATTCATTCTACGTGACAATTGATTGGAACGTAAGATCATGCTTCAAATTACTGCAAATCTAAAGAAGTAGTTTTATTACAGACTCGTTCTCCCCACCAGTTAAGGCTGAAtgcaacaaaaatattttttttataatcatttCCAGAAACTCTTCAGACGAGAGATAAAACCCCCATTCAAGCCAGCAGTGGCCAGACCTGATGACACCTTTTACTTCGACTCGGAGTTCACTTCACGAACGCCTAAAGGTGAGAGGTCATATCTATGATCTGTAAACATTTATTAGGTCTTATGGTCAGTTTTTTTTGTCCATGGTGAGATTAAACTGACGTTTAAAACAAACTATAGAGGAATTTAAAGGGACTGTTCATTTTGAGGATAGTTTACGTCTGTGAAAAATGAGGAGCTTAGAAGAATGATTGGCATAAAGTGACACTTTTACATATAATACATGTAGATGGAAACTTTCAAactccagaaataaaataaaaaaaatcatactgtaGCTCTGAGTATGAGATGGCCCAAATTTTAAGTAATTATTCACAAAATGTTATAGAGTAAAAATTGAGCAAGATAACCATGGTCCCTATTCCCTAAAGAGCAGAAGATTCTTACACAGAATAAACAAATGTATCTTTCGACAGCATAATGGTaactgttttcatttttgggtgaactatccctttaatagttTCCATGGTCTTTCCATGAATAAGCTAGAACTGGCTGTGTTTTCTTCCTGATCTTCAAGCTGCACTCACTGCTGTAGATTTGAAGCTTTGAGtggatttttttaatgtcatcAGTGGCTAAAATGGAATAGGAGTGTGAGCTTCATGGTTTCTCTCAGATTCCCCAGGCGTTCCTCCCAGCGCAGGGGCTCATCAGCTCTTCCGGGGCTTCAGCTTTGTTGCCACAGCGATGCTAGAGGAGGAAGGCAAAGAGGAGCCCTCTCAACCCCCTCCACACCCTGTGGTGCAGGTAAAACAACTCTGTGACATTTCCCTTCAGCTTTTAGATGCTGTGTGACAATATTAAAGGTTTGGATATTAAACCTTCAATTTGATTAATACATTTATGTTTTCAAATAGAAAATCTGCCCTCTCAAACtcaaacaaaatgtttaattacagCTCTTCAAGGTTCGATGACTGAAATAGTTTCTCAGTATAAATATCTAGGCTTTTTTAATTGATGATTCCCTTGCATTTGGGCCTTATATTCAGCAGCTTTTTCTTTAGTGCTAATTCCTGGAAGAGATAGCTGCAACTTTTTTGTCCGTTTTGGGTTGATAGTCTTTATATGCAGGTGCCCAAGCATTGTTTACAGGTATTGGGTTCTGTTTATCATGGAGGTTTATTACTTATTTAAAAGCTCTTTCCATCATTTTTTACTGTACTCTCAGGTTTGATGGCCTGCGTTGTCATCCCGTAGACTCAAACACTGGTACAAAttgatatatataattatatatatagcgGTAATTTTCTTACCGCTTACTTTCAGCAGCATATTAGTAAAAAAAGTGTAAAGATTTATGGTCTTGGTTCACaagattattatattttaaacatcCCAAAAGTCTGTACAAATATGGGTAAAAATGTTATGCTGCTCTATATGATTGGAGCCAGTTACAAGAGTTGGTATCTTTAAATCAATTTAAGGGTATTTTAAAGAACTTGGTCTCCGATTTACTTGATTTGAATTGTTTTGAGTGATTTTTGTACATCTAAATGAATGTaattgtttttgttggtttaactaaGTTTTCTGCCTGTCTTGGCCAGGGATCTCTTTTAAAAGATTTGAAATCTCAAGAGTTTTATTTCCTGGTTAATTAAAATATGCTGTCAGTTACACCAGAGAATTATGCCGTTTTTGTGCCAAGTTACAAGTCGACAAAATGTGTAACTTTTATGTGATGTTCATTAAGATATCAGAAAAGATTTATGACATTAATATCTGCAAGGACTGTCTAAAGGGCGTTCACTTATATAACAATTAAATCGCTTGAGGTTAGACCCATTgcttgtttttaacccagaatATGTCTTTAAGCAATCCTATGATTTATGATTAAGTGAATTTATCTGACCACTAGGTAGCAGTATTTctaccttttcacttttatttACTGCATAAAAGAACGAGTATAATACAGATCAATGGAGATGATACAGTGCTTAAATGTTAATGAAGGATGTGACTTGTGGAAAATGATTTCTGCAATCATAAGTGTAGTAGttcttataaaaataaaaaaaagacttaaCTCAATTTGTGATATTCTGTGTTATCCAGCATAATCTATAATTATGAGTTTAAACTAATAATGAGTCCGaagtgtttgtgtctgtgtaaaataatttgttggtgtgtgtgttcatggtTTTCTATCCTGGTGGATAGactgactcatggggactcgtgtcaatGTAGGGAACTAAATGGAGGTCCTCATGaggaaacaattttttttttttttttttatccagaaagttttctgtgatgggaaGGGTTAGTGTCAGgggagagaatatacagtttgtactgtgtgtgtgtgtgtgtgtgtgtgggtgtgtgggtgCATTTGTGTTGCTGTTCTAATATTCTATTGTCCGTTGTGTACCTGTCTCCAAGCAGCAGCTTCACGGTAAGAACATCTTGTTCAGTGACGGTTATGTGCTGAAAGAGGACATTGGCATGGGCTCTTTCTCAGTCTGCAAACGTTGCATACACAAAGCAACCAACACAGAGTATGCGGTGAAGGTTAGAGACTCACTCCCTCAGCTTGTCTTAATATTGTACTTAAGTCATACAAGTGTCTTTTTAATGATCATAAAAAGATCATATTTCAgataaaacaatttttaaatcattgaaataaaatacatttgctCTTGAATGctcttttaaataaatgtcataATTAAAAAGATGAAGGTTATGTTCACTAAAAGAGTTTTAGATACATGCGGTCCTCAGGTGACTAATAGATAATTGACTGTATAATGCTGATAGGTGATTGATAAAACAAGCACTGACCCATCCGAAGAGATTGAGATCCTGCTCCGATATGGCCAGCACCCCAACATCATCACTCTCAAGGATGTaagtacaacaacaacaacaaaaaaaaactttactaaaaaatagtgctgtcaaattttttttttaaactaaattaatCACATTATTAATCCCAATTTTATTTTCTGTAACTGGTCAtaattaatcgcaattaaaaacttcacagttactctccaaattaatgtagaaactaCTTCTATAGTATTTCTTAAATATTTGTTGTAGtagcatctttttatgaatgaaggccactGATACTAATACAGCTGCTGATGTCTCTATGAAACTGATTAACATTAATTATAGACATTCTGTTGAATTatatttacagtataattaaaaggtatcaatttcaacatttattaggctttaaaaaataacaactttgaatttaagtgaacttaaaacaacccattataataaatgtcatatttacctgTGCCCTTCCTACCTGTTagacatacatttaataaggtTATCAAACACCTTTCTTAACTgcataaataataaagtaaatatagaataatccttattaaagctacaatttactgttacctttgttcttcaattgacattaatgacagacatgaCAGCaacaggtttattaggctgctgtcactttaagatctggCGCTGTCGAACATGATGCGAATTTGACACGCTGTCAAGTGCATCTTTACTCATAACTCATTTAAGGCTGCTCTTATGGGAACACTCCACAAAACGGGCATATTGGCACAATTCTGTATTACTTTTAGCCCTGACacgccagacccacatcaagatgttgggtcagGGAACACACCGTTGACcgctcaatctgaggggtgggataaacggttgtctttcaaactccctctgcacgcaatagaatagcttcaaccaaccagagcaacatgaagcagagctcgttgatagattaaactttcgccatatccggtcggcaaaactccgaataCATCTTACCTTCTTAAAGaaagacttcagtgccgttctttgttcatTTCTCAAAGATAGCTCAACTCCAAGccttccagagtcgcagccaaagccgatttgaaagaccgccgttcgctagcttctttgtttacaagtagcacgcaaCTCTGACCTCattgttaagcccgcccaccgactctatacacgatgtgattggcctgaccagttttttttttccagctcagaatTCTGTTGAaagttgctagactacactcgcggcaaattCGATTTGCTAACGCTAGGGTGCGGctggatttctaggctatattaCTGTTTGTTCAAGTGCAAAAAGAACTCTATTCTATACGCTGTCTATGCGCACAATACTTTCGCTTGCATGTCACACAGACAGCGCATTCTTGTTTGTCTTGTCGCACTTAAATGGTTGAAAAGCATTTGCATGTATAAGAGCTTAAAGATTAAATAAAACGGTTGTATTGCAGGTCTATGATAACGGGAAGCAGGTGTACCTGGTCACTGAACTGATGCGAGGAGGTGAGCTGCTGGACAGAATCCTCAAGCAGAAGTTTTTCTCTGAGAGAGAGGCTAGTGCTGTGCTGCACACTATCACAAAAACCGTGGAATACCTGCACTCTCAAGGGGTGAGAAAACATGcatggacaaacacaatcacATTAATCTTGTAGATAATAACTTGCCCCTAAAACAGAATCTGTCATTATAATTCACAGCTTGAGACAGATCCTAGTTTCTCCCCTCCTCTTTAAGAGTGTTCCCCAGGGCTcttctttcttcctttttttgttttactcctCTCCTGTTTTCAAATGTAATGTGATTCAATAGTTTTGATGTTGAGGTCTTTCCCAAAAGAACCACTATAGATAGggttttttattatattatactgtAGCTTTTAAAAGCATGCATTATAGTTGCGAATGAGAGAAAAAATTGACTCAAATGAATTCAGTTAAACTAGActaggtaaacccagcctgatctgccggcgatttgattttgccctgcTCAGTCTagaaaacctgtacattcatttctactgcttctgttacacttttgcaaaAAACAATCACAGACGTGCTTATcaacctggcacgctattggtaggtttaacatgatgacagatagagaagcgatgggtcgatgcctgttgatcacgcctcttatGGTGTGAttggactatccaattgcgtacagagtaatttgaattatgctcgttgaccacgcctcttgtgcagtagaaaatacagagcagactcgcCAGACAAtcttaaaaaattaaacttggtctggtgatagccagacaacagTTAAACCACTCTTCCTTAAAATCTTACCCCAATATAATAGAAATGGGAAATTGGGGCAATTGtaacacaaaatgtattttatcacAGTACTTCATATACTATAGATCACACATATACTTTTATATTTGCCAACACATTGCCAATAGCTAAAAGAATTCCGATATAAATTATTGAATACTATTTAAAACAACAATATTATTACTTTAAGGTGTCGtcttctttaaagggttagttcacctaaaaatgaaaattctgtcattaattacttccccaatgtcgtttgacacccataagaccttcgttcatcttcggaacacaaatgaagatatttttgttgaaatccgatggctcagacaggccttcattgacaccaatgtcatttcctctctcaagacccataaaggcactaaagacggcgttacaaagcccatctcactacagtggctctacagtcattttatgaagtgacgagaatagtttttgtgtgcaaaaaaaccctaaataacgacttgtatattGATGGGCCGAATTCAAAAACAATGTTTcaaactgttatgaatcagcgtattgatttatgattcagatcgccaatgtcacatgatttcagcagattaacacgcgatccgaatcatgaatcaatacgctgaatGAGAGAATtacaatttttgggtgaactaaccctctaAAGGTGCAATGTGTACATTTCAGTCACCCCTTCCTTTCGAAACACATAGAGAAGCTAAAGTGTCCAACACAAGACAAAAATGTCATCATCtaagacagcagagagtagctagcgctctgtaaagcagtttgtctgtttagggctactgtagaaacattgTGGTGCAAAATGTTGAcgtcactgtaaggggacccgtggtgtatgtagatagaaagggctcattctaaggtaataaaaacataacgttTCAACTTTCATTATGTAAGGTTTTTTTATACACCACCATAGGTATGTATattaaattgaatttctgtcaatagatcctcataaatattacacactccACCTTTAGGATACAAtaggttaataaaaaaaagagcaaGTGTAACACTCCACTTGAAATTTGATATTATAATGTAGTCTTTTTCATAACTACTATTAATGGTATGGTTACTATTTTGCGCACATAAATGTGTTTTGCaagaaaatgcatgttatttgaTCCACTGTGTTTTTCTACAGGTTGTGCACAGAGACCTGAAGCCCAGTAATATTCTTTATGTTGATGAGTCTGGAAATCCAGAATCTCTGCGCATCTGTGATTTTGGCTTTGCTAAGCAGCTAAGAGCAGACAACGGTCTCCTCATGACACCGTGCTATACTGCCAACTTTGTAGCACCTGAGGTGAGTGGTTATCACAACAGAATGGCGAATGCTGTATAGACAAATAAACAGTATCATTTAATCTTTGAAATCTCATACACCTACTCGGAaggcagtggttcccaaactttTTTCTGTTGGACCCCCTTTTGtagagaaaaatattttttaaaagattgaACATCAGTGGGTTCTATTTGATTTTGGTGTGTCGCGCCCAAGTGGCAACCGCCccgtttctcttgaagccaatatgcGACCTTAACTGCAATTCATTGACTGGCtgctagagacaggctccaaaagggagCATAATCTCATTGAGCTGTtgaaatgcccaactttacaatTGCATTTTTTTGGGGTCTATATAGCTAATTTTATTCTTCATGACAACTGCGAGGGGGTTTATAATTCATCCATTTAAATTATATCAAGACTTTAAAGTTGTACACAATcgtgtggccactttgagtgatgGGTGGATTGCTGTTGATGATCATGATCAtgtcacctcagctccagcCACGTCACGCCTCTTTGTCCATTTTCAGTTATCCGGGAGGGACATGTGGTAACGCACTGCCTAGATGGCAACGGTCAAAAACACTCTTCAAAAATCCACgggtgatgtcacggacactGTGTACATATTTTGTTACAGTCTGTGGTTGCTCCGCTCGCATCTGGTGTTTTTCATATTTGTGAATTTGAAGTATATTCATCATCTACTTTACGATCCCCTTCCACTGGCAATCCTTTCACAAAATCGCCCATGCTTAGTACAGAACCATGCATTTCACCTTATATTTCTACACAGCTCCCAATTTTTCTTTGAATTCTCCCAAGATTCTCCAATTTTGCCATCTAGTGTTACTGCACGACAACAACTGCTATGACTAATAACAGACCGCTCAAGTGTTTACTGAATCATTTTGAGATAGTAACCACTGTCCTAAGGGAATAAATAACCTTCACAAGCCATGCCCTGAAAACTGCCAATCACCTCCCTTTAGCCTGCCCATTGTTCAACTTTAGTGTTACTGTAAAACATTAAATTGAACTATGTGGGCTTCTCTAAAGGAATTATTAGTAGCAAAGGGAAGTTTGTACAATGTAATGTCTTCATTAtaagttttttaaatatttttctcaAAAACTGTTCTGACATTGTTTGTGATGCAGGTACTGAAGAGACAGGGCTATGACGAGGGCTGTGACATTTGGAGTCTTGGAGTATTACTTTACACTATGCTTGCTGGGTAAGAACGTGCCCATTATCTtgcattattaataaaaattgcACTCTCAACTTCAACACATAAAACCTGAAAACACAGCCACAATCTTTTGTCCTTTGATTTTTAATCGTTCCAGTTTTACGCCATTTGCCAATGGACCAGAAGACACTCCAGAAGATATTCTGAGTCGAATAGGGAGTGGCCGCTTTACTTTGACAGGAGGCAACTGGGATGCCGTGTCTGATGCTGCCAAAGTAGGCCATGGCCTCTCTATCATCCTTATAGCCATTCAGACCTGTCTGACAGGATTTTATTTTCTCACACACATGCTTTTCCATGCAGGACTTGGTCTCGAAGATGCTCCATGTGGACCCTCACCAGCGGCTCACAGCCAAGCAGGTCCTGAAACATCCATGGATTGTTCAGAGAGACAAACTTCCCAACAGCCAGCTACAACACCAAGATGCCAAGCTTGTCAAGGTACCGCTGCCGTGAGGCTCTTACACttatagagtggtgcaggtatgacgtcaCTTAGTAGGCTAATCGGCAGTTAACATCACGC is from Pseudorasbora parva isolate DD20220531a chromosome 10, ASM2467924v1, whole genome shotgun sequence and encodes:
- the rps6ka1 gene encoding ribosomal protein S6 kinase alpha-1 isoform X4, producing the protein MPLAQLAEPWPKMELVQLETENGQSTTEDGVTADVKEDGDIKEINITHVVKEGAEKADPSQFELLKVLGQGSFGKVFLVRKVTPPDNNQLYAMKVLRKATLKVRDRVRTKMERDILADVNHPFVVKLHYAFQTEGKLYLILDFLRGGDLFTRLSKEVMFTEEDVKFYLAELALGLDHLHGLGIIYRDLKPENILLDEEGHIKLTDFGLCKEAIDHEKKAYSFCGTVEYMAPEVVNRQGHTHSADWWSFGVLMFEMLTGSLPFQGKDRKETMNLILKARLGMPQFLSAEAQSLLRALFKRNPTNRLGSGPDGAEEIKRHSFYVTIDWNKLFRREIKPPFKPAVARPDDTFYFDSEFTSRTPKDSPGVPPSAGAHQLFRGFSFVATAMLEEEGKEEPSQPPPHPVVQQLHGKNILFSDGYVLKEDIGMGSFSVCKRCIHKATNTEYAVKVIDKTSTDPSEEIEILLRYGQHPNIITLKDVYDNGKQVYLVTELMRGGELLDRILKQKFFSEREASAVLHTITKTVEYLHSQGVVHRDLKPSNILYVDESGNPESLRICDFGFAKQLRADNGLLMTPCYTANFVAPEVLKRQGYDEGCDIWSLGVLLYTMLAGFTPFANGPEDTPEDILSRIGSGRFTLTGGNWDAVSDAAKDLVSKMLHVDPHQRLTAKQVLKHPWIVQRDKLPNSQLQHQDAKLVKGAMAATYSALKSSQPPPELKPIESSFLAQRRVKKLPSTSL
- the rps6ka1 gene encoding ribosomal protein S6 kinase alpha-1 isoform X3; translation: MKVLRKATLKVRDRVRTKMERDILADVNHPFVVKLHYAFQTEGKLYLILDFLRGGDLFTRLSKEVMFTEEDVKFYLAELALGLDHLHGLGIIYRDLKPENILLDEEGHIKLTDFGLCKEAIDHEKKAYSFCGTVEYMAPEVVNRQGHTHSADWWSFGVLMFEMLTGSLPFQGKDRKETMNLILKARLGMPQFLSAEAQSLLRALFKRNPTNRLGSGPDGAEEIKRHSFYVTIDWNKLFRREIKPPFKPAVARPDDTFYFDSEFTSRTPKDSPGVPPSAGAHQLFRGFSFVATAMLEEEGKEEPSQPPPHPVVQQLHGKNILFSDGYVLKEDIGMGSFSVCKRCIHKATNTEYAVKVIDKTSTDPSEEIEILLRYGQHPNIITLKDVYDNGKQVYLVTELMRGGELLDRILKQKFFSEREASAVLHTITKTVEYLHSQGVVHRDLKPSNILYVDESGNPESLRICDFGFAKQLRADNGLLMTPCYTANFVAPEVLKRQGYDEGCDIWSLGVLLYTMLAGFTPFANGPEDTPEDILSRIGSGRFTLTGGNWDAVSDAAKDLVSKMLHVDPHQRLTAKQVLKHPWIVQRDKLPNSQLQHQDAKLVKGAMAATYSALKSSQPPPELKPIESSFLAQRRVKKLPSTSL
- the rps6ka1 gene encoding ribosomal protein S6 kinase alpha-1 isoform X2 is translated as MWRHIFRTKPRMQQFKSQITWVEREFADINVKEDGDIKEINITHVVKEGAEKADPSQFELLKVLGQGSFGKVFLVRKVTPPDNNQLYAMKVLRKATLKVRDRVRTKMERDILADVNHPFVVKLHYAFQTEGKLYLILDFLRGGDLFTRLSKEVMFTEEDVKFYLAELALGLDHLHGLGIIYRDLKPENILLDEEGHIKLTDFGLCKEAIDHEKKAYSFCGTVEYMAPEVVNRQGHTHSADWWSFGVLMFEMLTGSLPFQGKDRKETMNLILKARLGMPQFLSAEAQSLLRALFKRNPTNRLGSGPDGAEEIKRHSFYVTIDWNKLFRREIKPPFKPAVARPDDTFYFDSEFTSRTPKDSPGVPPSAGAHQLFRGFSFVATAMLEEEGKEEPSQPPPHPVVQQLHGKNILFSDGYVLKEDIGMGSFSVCKRCIHKATNTEYAVKVIDKTSTDPSEEIEILLRYGQHPNIITLKDVYDNGKQVYLVTELMRGGELLDRILKQKFFSEREASAVLHTITKTVEYLHSQGVVHRDLKPSNILYVDESGNPESLRICDFGFAKQLRADNGLLMTPCYTANFVAPEVLKRQGYDEGCDIWSLGVLLYTMLAGFTPFANGPEDTPEDILSRIGSGRFTLTGGNWDAVSDAAKDLVSKMLHVDPHQRLTAKQVLKHPWIVQRDKLPNSQLQHQDAKLVKGAMAATYSALKSSQPPPELKPIESSFLAQRRVKKLPSTSL
- the rps6ka1 gene encoding ribosomal protein S6 kinase alpha-1 isoform X1 encodes the protein MEKEKRKFKVGQLLTLYLFRRQHTKTLANATQSREETSSTTNSAPSSAALTDEHTTWMPEDGDIKEINITHVVKEGAEKADPSQFELLKVLGQGSFGKVFLVRKVTPPDNNQLYAMKVLRKATLKVRDRVRTKMERDILADVNHPFVVKLHYAFQTEGKLYLILDFLRGGDLFTRLSKEVMFTEEDVKFYLAELALGLDHLHGLGIIYRDLKPENILLDEEGHIKLTDFGLCKEAIDHEKKAYSFCGTVEYMAPEVVNRQGHTHSADWWSFGVLMFEMLTGSLPFQGKDRKETMNLILKARLGMPQFLSAEAQSLLRALFKRNPTNRLGSGPDGAEEIKRHSFYVTIDWNKLFRREIKPPFKPAVARPDDTFYFDSEFTSRTPKDSPGVPPSAGAHQLFRGFSFVATAMLEEEGKEEPSQPPPHPVVQQLHGKNILFSDGYVLKEDIGMGSFSVCKRCIHKATNTEYAVKVIDKTSTDPSEEIEILLRYGQHPNIITLKDVYDNGKQVYLVTELMRGGELLDRILKQKFFSEREASAVLHTITKTVEYLHSQGVVHRDLKPSNILYVDESGNPESLRICDFGFAKQLRADNGLLMTPCYTANFVAPEVLKRQGYDEGCDIWSLGVLLYTMLAGFTPFANGPEDTPEDILSRIGSGRFTLTGGNWDAVSDAAKDLVSKMLHVDPHQRLTAKQVLKHPWIVQRDKLPNSQLQHQDAKLVKGAMAATYSALKSSQPPPELKPIESSFLAQRRVKKLPSTSL